In Granulicatella elegans, one genomic interval encodes:
- a CDS encoding peptidoglycan D,D-transpeptidase FtsI family protein: MKKKHFKEYMGNRKIAIHCLMAIAFFLFLIFSINFYKIMVLGQSHGVDLRKELDKKLTHTTLLKAKRGNIYDASGSPIAVDATNFSLFAVLTDQWDKGKNDYVQDISKTAAVLSKYIDMKAPEIEKILSQKNVSQVEFGNAGKNLSVETKEKIEKEALPGIKFTENLSRYYPNGIFASHLIGYTDVEKEELDGKSVEQLVGKMGLEALYNATLTGKPGEVTARLDGNGYVISGSEEVTEQPKDGNDLYLTIDKKMQTYLESLVSQVNDKYLPSQLTAMLVNPKTGDIVAATQRPTFNGTTKEGISTMWNNLLTDEAYEPGSTMKVLALAAAINEGVFDPNEKYDSGKIQIFKDLVRDYNKVGWGRITYLEGLAHSSNVAFVHVIQKIGVEKWKQYLDLFGFGQSTKSGFINEVSGLNSYNSYLQQLTTGFGQGISVTAFQMVQAFTAIANQGEMKKLRIVDHEFRPSTNTTINFSENSLGQVIKPETAKKTLEYLYQATMMKDGTAIGFNIEGEEVAAKTGTAELVNPETGRYYSYGSNYIYSVVGFAPAKDPKYILYITLKQPQNNPYGAGGSALIKEIFNPMMKRALDYSRLTQ; this comes from the coding sequence ATGAAAAAAAAACATTTTAAGGAATATATGGGAAATAGAAAGATTGCGATACATTGCTTGATGGCAATCGCATTCTTCTTATTTCTCATTTTTTCTATCAATTTCTATAAAATCATGGTGCTTGGTCAAAGTCATGGCGTTGATTTAAGAAAAGAATTAGATAAAAAATTAACACATACAACATTATTAAAAGCAAAACGTGGAAATATTTATGATGCGAGTGGTAGTCCCATTGCGGTAGATGCGACGAATTTTTCTTTATTCGCTGTATTAACAGATCAATGGGATAAGGGGAAAAATGATTACGTTCAGGATATTTCTAAAACAGCTGCTGTTTTATCGAAGTATATCGATATGAAAGCTCCAGAAATTGAAAAAATCTTATCTCAGAAAAATGTCTCGCAAGTAGAATTTGGTAACGCGGGAAAAAATCTTTCTGTTGAAACGAAAGAAAAAATTGAAAAAGAAGCACTTCCAGGAATTAAATTTACGGAAAATCTTTCTCGTTATTATCCAAATGGGATTTTTGCTTCTCATTTGATTGGATATACGGATGTTGAAAAAGAAGAATTAGATGGGAAATCTGTTGAACAATTAGTTGGAAAGATGGGTCTTGAAGCATTATATAATGCAACTTTAACTGGGAAACCTGGAGAAGTAACTGCAAGATTAGACGGGAATGGATATGTTATTTCTGGAAGTGAAGAAGTAACGGAACAACCAAAAGATGGAAATGACTTATATTTAACCATCGACAAAAAAATGCAGACCTATTTAGAATCTTTAGTGTCTCAAGTGAATGATAAGTATTTACCAAGTCAATTAACAGCGATGTTAGTAAATCCAAAAACTGGGGATATTGTAGCTGCTACACAACGTCCTACATTTAATGGAACAACTAAAGAAGGAATTTCTACTATGTGGAATAATCTCTTAACGGATGAAGCCTATGAACCTGGTTCTACGATGAAAGTGTTAGCACTTGCAGCCGCTATTAATGAAGGTGTATTTGACCCGAATGAAAAATATGATTCTGGTAAAATTCAAATTTTTAAAGATTTAGTACGCGACTATAATAAAGTTGGATGGGGAAGAATTACATATTTAGAAGGATTAGCGCATTCAAGTAACGTTGCTTTTGTTCATGTGATTCAAAAAATTGGCGTTGAAAAATGGAAACAATATTTAGATTTATTCGGATTTGGTCAAAGTACAAAGTCAGGTTTTATAAATGAAGTATCAGGCTTAAATTCCTATAATTCTTATTTACAACAATTAACAACTGGTTTTGGACAAGGAATTTCTGTGACAGCTTTCCAAATGGTACAAGCCTTTACAGCCATTGCCAATCAAGGAGAAATGAAGAAATTAAGAATTGTGGATCATGAATTTAGACCGTCAACGAATACAACGATAAATTTTTCTGAAAATTCTTTAGGTCAAGTGATTAAACCAGAAACGGCTAAGAAAACATTGGAGTATTTATATCAAGCGACAATGATGAAGGATGGGACAGCGATTGGATTTAATATTGAAGGGGAAGAAGTAGCTGCCAAAACAGGAACTGCAGAATTAGTAAATCCAGAAACAGGAAGATATTATTCTTATGGAAGTAATTATATTTACTCAGTAGTAGGCTTTGCTCCTGCGAAGGATCCAAAATATATTTTATATATCACTTTAAAACAACCGCAAAATAATCCTTATGGAGCCGGAGGAAGTGCTTTAATTAAGGAAATTTTTAATCCGATGATGAAACGTGCGTTAGATTATAGCCGATTAACGCAATAA
- a CDS encoding cell division protein FtsQ/DivIB → MKFFKKDSTSSPPPPEFNEEVQNKESLLILRKIFYFSKLEMRFLWWIFIASMIWGLYFISPLSKPKEIYVYGNRQVAVETIQEQAGIKKGKSIWGILSEHEIIQKRLTARNPKIKDVSVTLSGLNTIQLTILENPAIGYYVEDGQYKELLADAQSISVEELTSKDNYPELVNFTEESRTQLANQLEKTSPSVISSIRQIQYVDPKQKPLKLHLKMNDGMKVIGTLKDIGEKLNYYPSILKQLPKKSGTIDMEVGIFYTPDVNAQ, encoded by the coding sequence ATGAAATTTTTTAAAAAAGATTCAACTTCTTCACCTCCTCCGCCAGAGTTCAATGAGGAGGTACAAAATAAGGAATCATTACTGATATTGAGAAAAATCTTTTATTTTTCTAAGTTAGAGATGAGATTTTTATGGTGGATTTTTATTGCAAGTATGATTTGGGGATTGTATTTTATTTCTCCTCTTTCAAAACCAAAGGAGATTTATGTGTATGGAAATCGACAAGTGGCAGTTGAAACGATTCAAGAACAAGCAGGCATCAAAAAAGGAAAGAGTATTTGGGGAATTTTATCAGAACATGAGATTATCCAAAAAAGATTAACCGCTCGAAATCCTAAAATCAAAGATGTATCAGTAACATTATCAGGATTGAATACAATCCAGTTAACGATTTTAGAAAATCCTGCCATTGGTTATTATGTTGAAGATGGACAATACAAGGAGTTATTAGCAGATGCTCAGTCGATTTCAGTAGAAGAACTAACGAGTAAAGACAATTATCCAGAATTAGTGAACTTCACTGAAGAATCAAGAACTCAATTAGCGAATCAATTGGAGAAAACTTCCCCAAGTGTGATTAGTAGTATTCGTCAAATTCAATATGTAGATCCCAAACAAAAACCATTAAAACTTCATTTGAAAATGAATGATGGTATGAAAGTGATTGGGACGTTAAAAGATATAGGTGAGAAGTTAAATTATTATCCAAGCATTTTAAAACAATTACCTAAAAAATCAGGAACAATTGATATGGAAGTTGGAATTTTTTACACACCTGACGTGAATGCCCAATAA
- the murD gene encoding UDP-N-acetylmuramoyl-L-alanine--D-glutamate ligase: protein MLNKKVFEHKRVLVIGLAKSGVAVAKLLLHQGAMVTVNDRIPLEENPNAKSLIEEGIRVLAGSHPVDLLEEHFDFVVKNPGIPYHNCMVEAAIKKGIPVYTEVEIAYQLLEGLIIGITGSNGKTTTTTLASLMLKESFPEREVYAAGNIGIPLSQLAEQSTKEDIYVSELSSFQLMGIEQFKPKIACIVNIFSAHLDYHGTREEYIKAKLQLTKNQTKDDYLVYNADYPELMTLIEGHTKATLVPFSRKTVLEFGACVEGDAICFNGQKVMSVSTIQVPGAQNVENVLAAVAIAKLAGATNEGIQKAVQNFHGVKHRTQFVKEVNKRRFYNDSKATNIVATQTALRSFTNQSVILIAGGLDRGNGFDELVPDLTAVSGIVLYGETKEKLQEAAKVAGVPVIEVVNTLEEATRKAYDISKEDDIILLSPACASWDQFKNFEIRGDEFIQVVENL from the coding sequence GTGCTAAATAAAAAAGTTTTTGAACATAAAAGAGTATTAGTCATTGGATTAGCAAAAAGTGGCGTAGCAGTTGCCAAATTATTATTACATCAGGGAGCGATGGTGACGGTCAATGATCGTATTCCATTAGAAGAAAATCCAAATGCTAAAAGTTTAATTGAAGAAGGAATTCGTGTTTTAGCGGGTTCACATCCGGTTGATTTATTAGAAGAACATTTTGACTTTGTTGTGAAAAATCCGGGAATTCCATACCATAATTGTATGGTCGAAGCAGCCATCAAAAAAGGGATTCCAGTATATACAGAAGTTGAAATTGCGTATCAGTTATTAGAAGGATTGATCATTGGGATTACTGGTTCAAATGGGAAAACAACAACGACTACTTTAGCTAGCTTAATGTTGAAAGAATCTTTCCCTGAGCGTGAAGTTTATGCTGCAGGAAATATTGGAATTCCATTATCTCAATTAGCAGAACAATCGACAAAAGAAGATATCTATGTTTCTGAATTAAGTAGTTTCCAATTAATGGGAATCGAGCAATTCAAGCCGAAAATTGCGTGTATTGTGAATATCTTCAGTGCGCATTTAGATTATCATGGAACTCGTGAAGAATATATTAAAGCAAAACTTCAATTGACGAAAAATCAAACGAAAGACGACTATTTAGTCTATAATGCCGATTATCCAGAATTGATGACATTGATTGAAGGTCATACAAAAGCAACATTAGTTCCATTTAGTAGAAAAACAGTTTTAGAATTTGGTGCTTGTGTTGAAGGTGATGCCATTTGCTTCAATGGCCAAAAAGTAATGTCTGTTTCAACGATTCAAGTTCCTGGAGCGCAAAATGTTGAAAATGTATTAGCAGCAGTTGCAATTGCTAAATTAGCAGGAGCTACGAATGAAGGCATTCAAAAAGCGGTACAAAACTTCCATGGTGTAAAACACCGCACACAATTTGTTAAAGAAGTGAATAAGAGACGTTTCTATAATGATTCAAAAGCCACTAACATTGTTGCAACTCAAACAGCATTACGCAGTTTTACCAATCAATCGGTTATTTTAATCGCAGGTGGGTTAGACAGAGGAAATGGTTTTGATGAATTAGTTCCCGATTTGACAGCTGTATCTGGTATTGTTTTGTATGGAGAAACAAAAGAAAAATTACAAGAAGCAGCGAAAGTTGCAGGTGTTCCTGTTATTGAAGTTGTGAATACGTTAGAAGAAGCGACTAGAAAAGCTTATGACATTAGTAAAGAAGACGATATTATTTTATTATCACCAGCTTGTGCAAGTTGGGATCAATTCAAAAACTTTGAAATTCGTGGCGATGAATTTATTCAAGTTGTAGAGAATTTATAA
- the mraY gene encoding phospho-N-acetylmuramoyl-pentapeptide-transferase, which translates to MILQLLLILGATLLATVFAEPKFIQFMRRNQFGQITLEDGPSWHQAKSGTPTMGGFVFLMMIGMVSIILGGLFGHFNFTLLSGVIGFVFFGGIGFFDDFIKVFRKQNQGLKSHQKFVLQLLGSAVFVALFLLSGRDPLIYIPFIGEVHSLVLFAIFTMIWITGFSNAVNLTDGLDGLATSTSIVAYGTYAFLAIQSNQAEIALFCFSVVGGLVGFLIFNWKPAKIFMGDVGSLALGAGLAIISLMLHHEWSLLGIGIVFVLETASVIIQVTSFKLTGKRVFKMSPIHHHFEMCGWKEVKIVVVFSLVGLVGTLMTFLFI; encoded by the coding sequence ATGATATTACAACTATTACTTATATTAGGAGCAACATTACTAGCTACTGTATTTGCTGAGCCTAAATTTATTCAATTTATGCGTAGGAATCAGTTTGGACAAATTACTTTAGAAGATGGGCCGTCATGGCATCAAGCTAAGAGTGGTACACCAACAATGGGAGGATTTGTCTTCTTAATGATGATTGGAATGGTTAGTATCATTCTTGGAGGATTATTCGGACATTTTAATTTCACATTATTAAGTGGTGTAATTGGATTTGTGTTTTTTGGTGGAATCGGATTTTTTGATGATTTTATCAAGGTGTTTAGAAAGCAAAATCAAGGGCTTAAAAGTCATCAAAAATTTGTTTTACAATTATTAGGATCAGCTGTTTTTGTAGCTTTATTCTTATTAAGTGGACGTGATCCATTAATTTATATTCCATTTATTGGTGAAGTACATAGTTTAGTATTATTTGCCATTTTCACAATGATTTGGATTACAGGATTTTCAAATGCGGTGAATTTAACGGATGGCTTAGATGGACTTGCAACATCTACTTCCATTGTCGCTTATGGTACGTATGCATTTTTAGCGATTCAATCTAATCAAGCAGAAATTGCATTATTCTGTTTCAGTGTAGTTGGAGGATTAGTTGGATTTTTAATTTTCAACTGGAAACCTGCTAAAATTTTTATGGGGGATGTTGGTTCTTTAGCATTAGGCGCTGGTTTAGCGATTATTTCTTTAATGCTTCATCATGAATGGAGCTTACTAGGAATTGGAATTGTATTTGTTTTAGAAACAGCGAGTGTGATTATTCAAGTAACCTCATTCAAATTAACCGGGAAACGAGTATTTAAGATGAGTCCTATTCATCATCACTTTGAAATGTGTGGATGGAAAGAAGTGAAGATTGTAGTAGTCTTCAGTTTAGTGGGATTAGTAGGTACGCTTATGACATTCCTATTTATTTAG
- a CDS encoding UDP-N-acetylmuramoyl-L-alanyl-D-glutamate--2,6-diaminopimelate ligase: MLATELARLIYLKKIVGDLSGVTIDYLAQDSRKVQPNTLFFCIDGVTVDGHCFAAAAKEKGAVAFVASKSIQDQVGDTPVIYVKDVTRVMALLANHFYGYPTQNLQMIGVTGTNGKTSVTHMIDALLEQPDKPTALIGTIYRKIGSKIIPTHNTTPEILTLHETFQALKEIGGETCLMEVSSHALQLGRIWGLDYDCVVFTNLTHEHLDLHKTMEQYAHAKSLLFSQLGNYVGENSKPKVAILNADDAQFEMFEYSTPVQVISYGITEEADFKAENIRIENRHTIFELVIQNDVRYLVDMPLLGTFNVYNMLSAIAVAYVYGIPMEEILKKVKAFQGVAGRMQSIDKGQDFQVIVDFAHTPDGLENVLDSLAQIPHGKIITVVGHSGGNRDSSMRPELGRIALTKSDHVVFTADNPRTEPLDNIYQGLVSAVNKKSVSYECIDKREEAIEKALQLANKNDIVLLAGKGVEAYQIIGEVEYPYNEIEIVESLLMDK, encoded by the coding sequence ATGTTAGCGACAGAATTAGCTCGATTGATTTATTTGAAAAAAATAGTTGGCGATTTATCTGGAGTAACAATTGATTATTTAGCGCAAGATTCAAGAAAAGTTCAACCGAATACATTGTTTTTCTGTATTGACGGAGTGACAGTCGATGGACATTGTTTTGCTGCTGCTGCAAAGGAAAAAGGAGCAGTTGCATTTGTAGCGAGTAAGTCAATTCAAGACCAAGTAGGGGATACGCCTGTCATTTATGTTAAAGATGTGACAAGAGTGATGGCATTATTGGCAAATCATTTTTACGGATATCCTACTCAGAATCTGCAAATGATTGGTGTTACAGGAACTAATGGGAAAACATCAGTTACTCATATGATTGATGCATTATTAGAACAACCGGATAAACCAACTGCATTAATTGGAACAATTTATCGTAAAATTGGTTCGAAAATCATTCCAACACATAATACAACTCCAGAAATTTTAACATTGCATGAAACCTTTCAAGCGTTAAAAGAAATTGGTGGAGAAACTTGTTTGATGGAAGTTTCTTCTCATGCTTTGCAATTAGGTCGTATTTGGGGATTGGATTATGACTGTGTAGTGTTTACGAATTTAACCCATGAACATTTAGATTTGCATAAAACAATGGAACAATATGCACACGCTAAAAGTTTATTGTTTTCGCAATTAGGAAACTATGTAGGAGAAAATTCTAAACCGAAAGTAGCCATTTTGAATGCGGATGATGCACAGTTTGAAATGTTTGAATATTCAACGCCTGTCCAAGTGATTAGCTATGGAATTACAGAGGAAGCTGACTTCAAAGCAGAAAATATTCGTATAGAAAATAGGCATACAATCTTTGAATTGGTCATTCAGAATGATGTTCGTTATTTAGTCGATATGCCATTATTAGGAACCTTTAATGTATACAATATGTTATCTGCGATTGCTGTAGCCTACGTTTATGGAATTCCAATGGAAGAAATTTTGAAAAAAGTGAAAGCTTTCCAAGGGGTAGCAGGTCGTATGCAATCCATTGATAAAGGGCAAGATTTTCAAGTGATTGTAGACTTTGCACACACACCAGATGGACTAGAAAATGTATTAGATTCACTAGCACAAATTCCACATGGAAAAATCATTACAGTTGTGGGACATAGCGGTGGAAATCGTGATTCTAGTATGAGACCGGAATTGGGAAGAATTGCTTTAACAAAGTCGGACCATGTTGTGTTTACGGCAGATAATCCACGAACAGAGCCATTAGATAATATTTATCAAGGATTAGTAAGTGCAGTAAATAAGAAATCTGTTTCTTATGAATGTATTGATAAACGTGAAGAGGCCATTGAAAAGGCACTTCAGTTAGCCAATAAAAACGATATTGTTTTACTTGCTGGAAAAGGTGTTGAAGCCTATCAAATTATTGGTGAAGTAGAATATCCTTATAATGAAATCGAAATCGTAGAATCATTATTAATGGATAAATAA
- the ftsA gene encoding cell division protein FtsA translates to MKNQGIYVSLDIGTTSIKVVVAEYIRGQLNIIGVGNEKSQGLSRGVIVDIDETVESIKKAVKQAEQKASIQIQDVIVGIPSNQISIEPCHGMIAVSSENREITDIDVHNVISAAKVRSVAPEREIISVIPEEFIVDGFDGIKDPRGMIGVRLELYASMITGPKTIVHNIKRCIDKAGLNIEEMVIQPLAISQVAMSAGEREFGTILIDMGGGQTSASVMHDHQLKFSYVDQEGGDFVTKDISVILNASFENAERIKREYGYAISTETSEDEFFPVETIGKKDPVKVDEHYLSEIIEAREVQILENIKRALEHVDALSLPGGIVLTGGASSMAGVLELAQEIFGVNVKTYIPEQIGMRNPIYATSMGLIQYAASLDDVHRIAQKGKITTEKRVTPLTNSSRPVVDPTPQPVEQPKVEVEVAKETESESFGDKVKNFFKMFID, encoded by the coding sequence GTGAAAAATCAAGGAATTTATGTGAGTTTAGATATTGGAACCACTTCAATTAAAGTTGTTGTTGCTGAATATATTCGTGGACAATTAAACATTATTGGAGTCGGCAATGAAAAATCTCAAGGACTAAGCCGGGGAGTAATTGTAGATATCGATGAAACAGTTGAATCTATTAAAAAAGCCGTAAAACAAGCAGAACAAAAAGCAAGTATTCAAATTCAAGATGTTATTGTAGGAATCCCAAGTAATCAAATTTCAATTGAGCCATGTCATGGAATGATTGCTGTATCAAGTGAAAATCGTGAAATTACAGATATTGATGTTCATAATGTGATTTCAGCAGCAAAAGTTCGCTCAGTTGCACCTGAAAGAGAAATTATTTCTGTCATTCCAGAAGAATTTATCGTGGATGGATTCGATGGCATTAAAGATCCTCGTGGAATGATTGGGGTTCGTTTAGAATTATATGCAAGTATGATTACTGGACCAAAAACAATTGTTCATAATATTAAACGTTGTATTGATAAAGCGGGATTAAATATTGAAGAAATGGTGATTCAACCACTTGCCATTAGTCAAGTAGCAATGTCAGCTGGTGAACGCGAATTTGGTACCATCTTAATTGATATGGGTGGTGGACAAACAAGTGCGTCAGTGATGCATGATCATCAACTAAAATTCTCATACGTAGATCAAGAAGGCGGAGATTTCGTTACAAAAGATATTTCTGTCATCTTGAATGCAAGTTTTGAAAATGCAGAACGAATCAAACGTGAATATGGTTATGCCATTTCTACTGAAACTTCTGAAGATGAATTTTTCCCAGTTGAAACAATTGGTAAGAAAGATCCTGTGAAAGTAGATGAACATTATTTATCAGAAATTATTGAAGCAAGAGAAGTTCAAATTTTAGAAAATATTAAACGTGCTCTTGAACATGTGGATGCATTAAGCTTACCTGGAGGAATTGTTTTAACAGGTGGAGCATCTTCAATGGCAGGTGTACTTGAATTAGCTCAAGAAATTTTTGGAGTAAATGTGAAAACTTATATTCCTGAACAAATAGGAATGAGAAATCCAATTTATGCAACAAGTATGGGATTAATTCAATATGCTGCATCATTAGATGACGTGCATCGTATTGCCCAAAAAGGCAAAATAACAACTGAAAAGAGAGTAACACCTCTAACAAACTCTAGCCGTCCAGTTGTAGACCCAACTCCACAACCAGTTGAACAACCAAAAGTTGAAGTAGAAGTAGCAAAAGAAACTGAATCAGAAAGTTTTGGAGATAAAGTGAAAAACTTCTTCAAAATGTTCATTGACTAG
- the murG gene encoding undecaprenyldiphospho-muramoylpentapeptide beta-N-acetylglucosaminyltransferase produces MRVVVSGGGTGGHIYPALAFMRYLETQEDVEYLYIGTKRGLESKIVPQAGYTFESVKIEGLKRSLSLENLKTAYYMVTSVIKARKILKEFKPDVVIGTGGYVCAPVLFAASLLKIPTIIHEQNSVAGITNKFLAKWVNKIAICFEDVKKDFTSYSDKVVLTGNPRGQEVVEIKKNPEYLASIGVQTDLPIVVIFGGSRGSERMNEVFVEALEGFADKNYHVIMVTGEVHYDKINNQITKLEKSLPNVSVFPYIKDMPQLFQNVDLVVCRSGATTLTELTALGLASILIPSPYVTNNHQEANARSLVDQGAASMILEKELNAQTMLAEIDEILVDSQKKEAMAASAKKMGITDASARLTSMIHEII; encoded by the coding sequence ATGAGAGTTGTCGTATCTGGCGGAGGGACAGGAGGTCATATTTATCCAGCCCTTGCATTTATGAGATATTTAGAAACACAAGAAGATGTTGAATATTTATACATCGGGACTAAACGTGGATTAGAGAGTAAAATTGTTCCACAAGCAGGCTATACATTTGAATCTGTTAAAATCGAAGGACTAAAACGTTCGCTTTCATTAGAAAACTTAAAAACAGCTTACTATATGGTAACAAGTGTGATAAAAGCAAGAAAGATTTTAAAAGAATTTAAGCCAGATGTTGTGATTGGGACTGGCGGTTATGTTTGTGCACCCGTATTATTTGCCGCCAGTTTATTAAAAATTCCAACTATTATTCATGAACAAAATAGTGTTGCAGGAATTACAAATAAATTTTTAGCAAAATGGGTCAATAAAATTGCGATTTGCTTTGAAGATGTGAAAAAAGATTTTACATCCTATAGTGATAAGGTCGTATTAACAGGAAATCCTAGAGGACAAGAAGTTGTCGAAATTAAGAAAAATCCAGAATACTTAGCTTCAATTGGAGTTCAGACAGATTTACCAATTGTTGTAATTTTTGGAGGAAGTCGTGGGTCTGAGCGAATGAATGAAGTATTTGTTGAGGCTTTAGAAGGATTTGCAGATAAAAATTATCATGTCATAATGGTTACAGGAGAAGTGCATTATGACAAAATCAACAATCAGATTACAAAATTGGAAAAATCATTGCCAAATGTTTCTGTTTTTCCGTATATTAAAGATATGCCACAATTATTCCAAAACGTGGATTTAGTGGTTTGTCGTAGTGGTGCAACCACTTTAACAGAATTAACAGCATTAGGATTAGCGAGTATTTTAATTCCAAGTCCATATGTAACGAATAATCATCAAGAAGCCAATGCTCGTTCATTAGTCGATCAAGGTGCAGCTTCAATGATTTTAGAAAAAGAATTAAATGCCCAAACAATGTTAGCTGAAATTGATGAAATTTTAGTAGATTCTCAAAAGAAAGAAGCCATGGCTGCTTCTGCTAAGAAAATGGGAATTACTGATGCCAGTGCAAGATTAACAAGTATGATTCATGAAATCATTTAA
- the ftsZ gene encoding cell division protein FtsZ — MEFEFDTNLQGAVIKVIGVGGAGNNAVNRMIAEGVQGVEFIVANTDTQALANSKAETKIQLGPKLTKGLGAGSLPDIGLKAAEESEERIREALSGADLIFVTAGMGGGTGTGAAPIVARIAKDLGALTVGVVTRPFSFEGPKRGRYAAEGVAQMKANVDTLVTISNNRLLEIVDKKTPMLEAFREADNVLRQGVQGISDLIIAPGYVNLDFADVKTVMKDQGSALMGIGVASGENRTAEATKKAISSPLLEVSIDGAEQILLNITGGSDLTLFEAQDASDIVAAAATNDVNIIFGTSINENLGDEVIVTVIATGIDEEHKSSKKTTGRTSRTTLTPTTPTSTKEIGNNPQTFQEKQVTPKKKAVVEEKQPEKDIFGDWDIRREASVRETTTETDSPFAQKSFVEAPVETKYESDDTLDTPPFFRRRNRN, encoded by the coding sequence ATGGAATTCGAATTTGATACAAATTTACAAGGCGCTGTTATTAAAGTAATTGGTGTAGGGGGAGCAGGAAATAATGCTGTAAACCGTATGATTGCGGAAGGCGTACAAGGCGTTGAATTTATCGTTGCCAATACTGATACTCAAGCTTTAGCAAATTCTAAAGCAGAAACTAAAATTCAATTAGGACCTAAATTAACAAAAGGTTTAGGAGCAGGTTCATTACCTGATATCGGTTTGAAAGCTGCAGAAGAAAGTGAAGAACGAATTCGTGAAGCTTTATCAGGAGCAGACTTAATTTTCGTTACAGCTGGTATGGGTGGCGGAACTGGTACTGGTGCAGCACCAATTGTAGCTCGTATTGCAAAAGATTTAGGAGCATTAACTGTTGGGGTTGTAACTCGTCCATTTAGCTTTGAAGGACCAAAACGTGGTCGTTATGCAGCAGAAGGTGTTGCTCAAATGAAAGCAAATGTGGATACATTAGTAACAATTTCAAATAACCGTTTATTAGAAATCGTTGATAAAAAGACTCCAATGTTAGAAGCATTCCGTGAAGCAGACAATGTATTACGTCAAGGAGTACAAGGTATTTCTGATTTAATTATTGCACCTGGTTATGTAAACTTAGACTTTGCTGACGTGAAAACAGTGATGAAAGATCAAGGTTCTGCATTAATGGGTATCGGGGTTGCGAGTGGAGAAAACCGTACTGCGGAAGCAACGAAAAAAGCGATCTCTTCTCCATTATTAGAAGTTTCAATTGATGGAGCAGAACAAATCTTATTAAATATTACAGGTGGATCTGATTTAACATTATTCGAAGCGCAAGATGCTTCTGATATCGTAGCAGCAGCTGCAACAAATGATGTTAATATTATCTTTGGTACATCTATTAATGAAAATCTTGGAGATGAAGTAATTGTAACAGTGATTGCGACTGGTATTGATGAAGAGCACAAATCTTCAAAAAAAACAACAGGACGTACTAGCCGCACAACATTAACACCAACTACTCCAACATCAACAAAAGAAATTGGAAATAACCCTCAAACATTCCAAGAAAAACAAGTAACACCAAAGAAAAAAGCAGTAGTTGAAGAAAAACAACCTGAAAAAGATATTTTCGGAGATTGGGATATCCGTCGTGAAGCAAGTGTTCGTGAAACAACAACAGAAACAGATTCACCATTTGCTCAAAAGAGTTTCGTTGAAGCGCCAGTGGAAACAAAATATGAATCTGATGATACTTTAGACACACCACCATTCTTCAGAAGAAGAAACAGAAACTAA